The following are encoded in a window of bacterium SCSIO 12643 genomic DNA:
- a CDS encoding T9SS type A sorting domain-containing protein: MCIHLLNNKLTKLIPLCGISFFFLIQTSFAQKWEGLGIGDIRLAYFNHLSVDSTQDKLVLGGTDYLTEVNGVSSSSILKWTPENGVEILAPHDYNIVGISTVHDVLFSHDSMIVVGDFGISIYKNGQWVYNHHNLYHSFRKIIPYKNYYLLASGYFYPLKKRPQLLKWDGDTTFTEFQNITDVTYKGDRISAMTQYQGNLYVGGKGSYVSGSLMNGVMMWDGQNWSDCDSGITDVSKLGGINDMIEYQGDLYIGGMFYQTNHSKENMIARWDGQNWKTVGGGFGWGIAPGSETIDVMHVHDGYLYVAGQFQTPGGIPANSIARWDGNEWCGCGSTFDGQIVAMTHYRDTLYIGGGFNHIDGDSIAKIARFIGDDFADTCGSTTVGIKTLEAERKQIVGYPNPAGNVIHLMLPELQNQEVEILVYNQVGQLMFQRSQYLANQKLQLDLSQLSKGMYFGELITKNKNYVFSFVKE; encoded by the coding sequence ATGTGTATTCATTTATTAAACAATAAACTAACTAAACTGATACCACTTTGTGGTATCAGTTTCTTCTTTTTGATCCAAACCTCTTTTGCTCAAAAATGGGAAGGGTTAGGAATTGGAGATATTCGATTAGCCTATTTTAATCACTTATCAGTAGATTCTACTCAAGACAAACTGGTTTTAGGAGGGACAGATTATTTAACAGAAGTAAATGGTGTTTCGTCTTCGTCTATTTTAAAATGGACACCAGAAAATGGCGTGGAAATTTTAGCCCCTCATGATTATAATATCGTTGGCATTTCCACGGTTCATGATGTATTATTTTCTCATGATTCCATGATTGTGGTTGGAGATTTTGGGATTTCCATATATAAAAACGGTCAATGGGTTTATAACCACCATAATTTATATCATAGTTTTCGGAAAATCATTCCATATAAAAACTATTATCTGTTGGCATCAGGCTATTTTTATCCGTTAAAGAAAAGACCTCAACTTTTAAAATGGGATGGAGATACCACATTTACCGAGTTTCAAAACATTACGGATGTGACCTATAAAGGGGACAGGATTTCTGCTATGACCCAATATCAAGGGAATTTATATGTGGGTGGAAAAGGTAGTTACGTATCAGGTAGTTTGATGAATGGCGTGATGATGTGGGACGGACAAAACTGGTCGGATTGTGATAGTGGGATTACGGATGTTTCAAAGTTGGGTGGAATCAATGATATGATCGAGTATCAAGGAGATTTATATATTGGAGGAATGTTTTACCAAACCAATCATAGTAAAGAAAATATGATAGCTCGATGGGATGGACAAAACTGGAAAACCGTGGGTGGAGGATTTGGTTGGGGCATCGCACCTGGTTCTGAAACCATAGATGTGATGCACGTTCATGATGGATATTTATATGTCGCTGGTCAATTTCAAACCCCGGGAGGAATTCCTGCGAATTCTATTGCCCGTTGGGATGGAAATGAATGGTGTGGATGCGGTTCAACTTTTGATGGTCAAATCGTAGCTATGACTCATTATAGAGATACGCTCTATATTGGTGGTGGATTTAATCATATTGATGGAGACAGTATTGCTAAAATTGCACGTTTTATTGGAGATGATTTTGCAGACACCTGTGGTTCAACCACTGTGGGGATTAAAACACTGGAAGCCGAAAGAAAACAGATTGTGGGGTATCCAAATCCTGCCGGTAATGTAATTCATTTAATGCTCCCTGAATTGCAAAATCAAGAAGTGGAAATTCTAGTATACAATCAGGTAGGGCAGTTGATGTTCCAGCGTTCTCAGTATTTAGCCAATCAAAAGCTACAACTGGATTTATCCCAGCTTTCTAAAGGGATGTACTTTGGAGAATTGATCACAAAGAATAAGAACTATGTGTTCTCTTTTGTGAAGGAGTGA
- a CDS encoding DUF2971 domain-containing protein translates to MKENYEKEPSNSLYHFTNFKVALEHILPNFELRLNSIVNTNDPREYKSFGFGAINGKFSSGKEIREHQEWDSKATNLIRKGVKVLCFSQDYKIDEEWFDGYNLPRMWAHYGHNHTGVCFEIDKNIFMDENSDRLKNTFLKAIDYVYKFDYPWIYYDRLKEVGEERYFNEFKKANMDYLFFKKFVDWEAERETRLLKFSTESDLDEYVSIKKSIKRIIIGCEFNLVYLPSLIKLSDGIKIEKIAYSNEGFKSFPFSDEYIENTMKVY, encoded by the coding sequence ATGAAAGAAAACTACGAAAAGGAACCGTCAAATTCGTTATACCATTTTACTAATTTTAAGGTCGCTTTGGAACACATTTTACCTAATTTTGAATTAAGGCTTAATTCAATTGTAAATACAAATGACCCCAGAGAATACAAATCATTTGGTTTTGGTGCTATAAATGGAAAGTTTTCGAGTGGAAAAGAAATTAGAGAACATCAAGAATGGGATTCAAAAGCAACTAATTTGATTAGAAAGGGAGTGAAGGTTTTATGCTTTTCTCAAGATTATAAAATAGATGAGGAATGGTTTGATGGATATAATCTACCAAGGATGTGGGCTCATTATGGACATAATCATACTGGAGTTTGTTTTGAAATCGATAAAAATATTTTTATGGATGAAAATAGCGATAGATTAAAAAATACTTTTTTAAAGGCAATAGACTATGTCTATAAATTTGATTATCCCTGGATTTATTATGATAGACTTAAAGAAGTAGGAGAAGAAAGATATTTTAATGAATTTAAGAAAGCTAATATGGATTATCTATTTTTTAAAAAATTCGTTGACTGGGAGGCAGAAAGAGAAACTAGACTATTAAAATTTTCGACTGAGTCAGATTTAGATGAGTATGTATCTATTAAGAAGTCTATTAAAAGAATAATTATTGGTTGTGAATTTAATCTAGTTTATTTACCAAGTTTGATTAAGCTTAGTGATGGAATTAAAATTGAAAAAATAGCATATAGCAATGAGGGATTCAAAAGTTTCCCATTTAGCGATGAATACATAGAAAATACGATGAAAGTATATTAA
- a CDS encoding putative phage abortive infection protein, translated as MENQNQEEEIRRLIIIFLAIAISLIILSIIAPLIFTQYSIVDFTDTGEIGDTLGGIMNPFIAMAGVAVTFLAFYMQYKANHYQRDQFNIQLNKEKEQFRQELDLQKDQFHKNRFENQFYEMLKLHNQNVNNIEITQKNYESDEKYTVTTIRGIKALVYLLTEFEIAYELVKKELSDKTDKSLINIAYSYFFRGIENYYDYPIFREYLKRINSDHRRKYYWNLDLLLEMRLGPPYNFLVTPKYDMFLGHSNQLAHYYRQLFQIVKFVANQDESFITYEEKRRYLRILRAELSNQEQMLLFYNWLSGYGSQWEDERNKFFTDYRMIHNIERDALVDDFQFHEIFDLQIGYRTEKNRQKDPLFEFQDWE; from the coding sequence ATGGAAAACCAAAATCAGGAAGAAGAAATAAGAAGATTAATAATTATATTTCTTGCAATAGCGATTTCACTTATTATTTTATCAATTATTGCTCCTTTAATATTTACGCAATATTCGATTGTAGATTTTACTGATACGGGTGAAATTGGAGATACGTTAGGTGGAATTATGAACCCCTTTATTGCTATGGCAGGTGTAGCTGTAACTTTTTTAGCTTTCTATATGCAATACAAAGCAAATCACTATCAAAGAGATCAGTTTAATATTCAACTAAATAAAGAAAAAGAACAATTTCGTCAAGAGCTAGATTTACAAAAAGATCAGTTCCATAAAAATAGATTTGAGAATCAGTTTTATGAAATGCTTAAATTACATAACCAGAACGTAAATAATATTGAAATTACTCAAAAGAATTATGAAAGTGATGAAAAATATACCGTTACAACAATTAGAGGTATTAAGGCCTTAGTTTACTTACTAACAGAGTTTGAAATAGCTTATGAATTAGTTAAAAAAGAATTGTCTGATAAAACTGACAAATCACTTATTAATATAGCATATAGTTATTTCTTTCGTGGAATTGAAAATTATTATGATTATCCGATTTTTAGAGAATATTTAAAGAGAATTAACTCGGATCACCGAAGGAAATACTATTGGAATTTGGATTTGTTATTGGAAATGAGATTGGGGCCTCCATATAATTTTTTGGTTACTCCAAAGTATGATATGTTTCTCGGTCATTCAAATCAGTTAGCACATTATTATAGACAATTATTTCAAATCGTAAAGTTTGTAGCAAATCAAGATGAGTCCTTCATTACATATGAAGAAAAAAGAAGATACTTACGAATCCTTAGGGCGGAATTATCAAACCAAGAGCAAATGTTACTCTTTTATAATTGGCTGTCAGGATATGGAAGCCAATGGGAAGATGAGAGAAATAAATTTTTTACAGATTACCGTATGATTCACAATATTGAACGAGATGCTTTAGTGGACGACTTTCAATTCCACGAAATATTTGATTTACAAATTGGATATAGAACGGAAAAGAATAGACAAAAGGACCCATTGTTTGAGTTTCAAGACTGGGAATAA